In uncultured Methanobrevibacter sp., the following are encoded in one genomic region:
- the hypF gene encoding carbamoyltransferase HypF — protein sequence MKALKILTQGIVQGVGFRPYVYRLASELDLKGHVRNLGNVVEIIIEGENTEEFVKRLPAELPPIAKIDSMETTETEPENYTDFEIIESGDTYSGVSVIPPDIAICDKCLAEIRDPNDRRYKYAFNACTDCGPRFTVIESVPYDRVRTSMEDFPLCDDCLVEYKQPLDRRYHGEAICCSDCGPQMSIYKGLEEMDVSNPIRKGAEILKEGKILAIKGIGGTHLVVDAYNDDAIKELRKRLNRPNQAFAVMCKDLESLKNYAQLTEREIQTITSNKRPIVILKKNEGYNFPESLSPGLHNIGVMLPYSPMHYLLFDEGDIDTYVMTSANIPGEPMMIENEEIINGVNDYSLVHNRRILNRCDDSVIRFRNNELSFIRRSRGYTPEPYTINYEVNDLNVLALGPELDVTFSIAKGDRAYPSQHIGNTNKPKTLMFLRNAIENMERITKINEFDVIACDMHPHFFTTRLAHELAEKYSAEVLPVQHHHAHSVALANDHGIDEMISIAADGVGYGSDGTSWGGEILYTNINDFERMGHLEPQMMPGGDMATRYPVRMLTSILNDDELIKNYIDYFKYGEIEIKNIKKQIDAGINVGVSTSTGRVLDSMAVALEICHERTYEGECSMKLESCAYYSTEELEIPVIIENDQLNTTEILREVVRLYQNGAKKADVAAAGQAAVAKGLSELAIRAADKKNIMDIGATGGVFYNEAITETVKDYVKNNGYNFIQHLNTCAGDGSVSLGQSIVAKKI from the coding sequence CACAGAAACAGAACCTGAAAATTATACTGATTTTGAAATCATCGAAAGTGGAGACACATATTCAGGAGTTAGCGTAATTCCACCCGACATTGCAATATGTGACAAATGCCTGGCGGAAATTAGAGATCCGAATGACAGACGCTACAAGTACGCATTCAATGCATGCACCGACTGCGGACCAAGATTTACAGTGATTGAAAGTGTTCCGTACGACCGTGTTAGGACCTCAATGGAGGATTTCCCACTGTGTGACGACTGTCTTGTCGAATACAAACAGCCTCTTGACAGACGTTATCATGGTGAGGCGATATGCTGCAGCGACTGCGGACCACAAATGAGCATCTACAAGGGTCTGGAAGAAATGGATGTTTCCAATCCGATTAGAAAGGGTGCTGAAATCTTAAAAGAAGGAAAAATTTTGGCAATAAAGGGAATCGGAGGAACACATCTTGTAGTTGATGCATACAATGACGATGCAATAAAGGAACTTAGGAAAAGACTGAACCGTCCGAATCAGGCATTTGCTGTAATGTGCAAGGATCTTGAAAGCCTTAAAAATTATGCACAGTTAACGGAAAGGGAAATCCAAACAATAACCTCCAACAAAAGGCCAATTGTCATCTTAAAGAAGAATGAAGGTTATAATTTCCCTGAAAGCCTCTCACCGGGACTGCACAACATTGGAGTGATGCTTCCATACTCACCAATGCACTACCTGCTGTTTGATGAGGGAGACATTGACACTTACGTAATGACTTCAGCCAATATTCCGGGAGAACCTATGATGATAGAAAACGAGGAAATCATCAATGGAGTCAATGACTATTCACTTGTTCACAACCGTAGGATATTGAATCGCTGCGACGATTCTGTAATCAGATTCAGAAACAATGAACTGTCATTTATCAGGCGTTCACGTGGATACACCCCTGAGCCGTACACAATAAACTATGAGGTAAATGACCTGAACGTGTTGGCATTGGGTCCGGAACTTGATGTGACATTTTCAATAGCAAAAGGAGACAGGGCATATCCTTCACAGCATATAGGAAATACCAACAAGCCCAAAACACTGATGTTTTTGAGAAATGCAATTGAAAACATGGAAAGGATTACAAAAATCAATGAGTTTGACGTGATTGCATGTGACATGCACCCGCATTTCTTTACCACACGCCTGGCCCATGAGCTGGCGGAAAAATACTCTGCAGAAGTGCTTCCGGTTCAGCACCACCATGCACACAGCGTTGCACTTGCAAACGACCATGGAATCGATGAGATGATAAGCATTGCCGCAGATGGTGTGGGTTACGGCAGTGACGGCACAAGCTGGGGAGGAGAAATCCTTTATACAAATATTAATGACTTTGAAAGGATGGGACATCTTGAGCCTCAAATGATGCCCGGCGGAGATATGGCAACAAGGTATCCGGTAAGAATGCTTACAAGCATCCTTAACGATGACGAATTGATTAAGAATTACATTGATTATTTCAAATATGGCGAGATTGAAATCAAAAACATCAAAAAGCAGATTGATGCCGGAATCAATGTCGGCGTTTCCACAAGTACCGGAAGGGTTCTTGATTCAATGGCCGTTGCATTGGAGATATGCCATGAGAGGACATATGAAGGCGAGTGTTCCATGAAGCTTGAGTCATGCGCATATTATTCAACCGAAGAACTGGAAATTCCGGTGATAATAGAAAATGACCAGTTGAACACAACAGAAATCCTTCGAGAAGTTGTAAGGCTATACCAGAACGGCGCGAAAAAGGCGGATGTTGCCGCTGCAGGACAGGCTGCAGTTGCAAAAGGATTGAGCGAACTTGCGATTCGGGCTGCAGATAAGAAAAACATAATGGATATCGGAGCAACCGGAGGAGTCTTCTACAATGAGGCAATAACCGAAACCGTCAAGGATTATGTTAAAAACAACGGATACAACTTCATTCAGCACTTGAATACATGTGCAGGTGACGGGTCAGTTTCCCTTGGCCAGAGCATTGTTGCAAAAAAGATTTAA
- a CDS encoding phosphatase PAP2 family protein translates to MLETVFYFPWEVSLILFIQSTFPDLVMGLFKVIADVINKNVLAFIFISVYLVYNKDWGRFTLLSLGVAGVCCEFIKVTVARLRPYAVVDKIKCIHANVPDQNPLNLKIQGYSLPSGHSMMATNLFLAIPIYLKKYSYAAIGLIGVFIVALSRVGLGVHFPTDTIAGFVIALVIILILSRIYDAIENRTYLYLGIIALSLVGIVFCPDMSYIKYVALIIGISLGFLFEEKYVNFENPKSRRDAIVRFVGALVLFALLFVLIPKLAGKTDLMDCIKYSLFTFIILAIYPLAFNKIDRDA, encoded by the coding sequence ATGTTAGAAACAGTGTTTTATTTTCCGTGGGAAGTTAGTCTGATACTATTTATACAAAGCACATTTCCCGATTTAGTAATGGGACTCTTTAAAGTCATAGCTGACGTCATCAACAAAAATGTCCTTGCGTTTATATTCATTTCAGTCTATTTGGTATACAACAAAGATTGGGGTAGATTCACATTGCTTTCACTGGGTGTGGCCGGTGTGTGCTGCGAATTTATCAAGGTGACAGTTGCACGTTTAAGGCCATATGCAGTTGTGGACAAAATCAAGTGCATTCATGCCAATGTTCCAGATCAAAACCCTCTAAACTTAAAAATCCAGGGATATTCACTTCCAAGTGGACACAGCATGATGGCAACCAACTTGTTTTTGGCCATTCCAATATATCTCAAAAAATACTCATATGCCGCTATCGGATTGATTGGAGTTTTCATCGTTGCGCTTTCAAGGGTAGGGCTAGGCGTCCACTTTCCGACAGACACCATAGCAGGTTTCGTCATTGCATTGGTGATAATCTTAATATTATCCCGTATTTATGATGCTATTGAAAACAGAACATATCTCTATTTGGGCATTATCGCACTGTCTTTGGTGGGAATCGTATTCTGTCCAGATATGAGCTATATAAAATATGTGGCACTGATAATAGGAATCTCACTAGGTTTTCTTTTTGAGGAAAAATACGTCAACTTTGAAAATCCTAAAAGCAGACGGGACGCAATTGTAAGATTTGTTGGAGCGCTCGTATTGTTTGCATTGCTTTTTGTACTGATTCCTAAACTTGCAGGAAAAACCGATTTGATGGACTGCATCAAGTATTCCTTATTTACATTCATAATACTTGCAATATATCCGTTAGCTTTTAATAAGATTGACAGGGATGCTTAA